Proteins from one Mycolicibacter virginiensis genomic window:
- a CDS encoding DUF6779 domain-containing protein, whose amino-acid sequence MNSVLSRAPGRRGVRRPGWTLMTALLILAIAASSALVFTSRVELLKLAVIIALWAAVAAAFVSVIYRRQSDVDQARARDLKLVYDLQLDREISARREYELTVESQLRRELASELRAQAADEVAALRAELSALRTNLEILFDADLSQRPALEPERTPVRAYSDWARSAEQPHTGATRVASSATTSYPPDSVTETAENPIIDVPEVRIPAAGSSPPQAPQKPQAPHVEGRRGSHRRSADEPPRTPEETPPSQPAAARWAQPPQPFVAPEPRHEPEPPQPPPAPPPAPRAAAPTPSWKPVGAEGEWLPPGAPGSHWSADVPAETGRHGVSEQSAEAPSRHGRHSGPAEPAAGPVNGAEPARHEGGGRRRARSRHAADPAGDQVQSTPVNPAPPVVTEPQAAEPAAPAHAHAAASRHSAGADGSADGPSTGGQSVADLLARLQPTPTEGRRHRRRED is encoded by the coding sequence ATGAATTCGGTCCTGTCCCGCGCCCCGGGTCGGCGTGGAGTTCGCAGGCCGGGCTGGACGTTGATGACGGCGTTGCTGATCCTCGCGATCGCCGCGAGTTCGGCGCTGGTGTTCACCAGTCGGGTGGAGCTGCTCAAACTCGCCGTCATTATCGCGCTGTGGGCCGCGGTCGCGGCGGCGTTCGTCTCGGTGATCTATCGGCGGCAAAGCGATGTGGACCAGGCCCGGGCCCGAGACCTGAAGCTGGTCTACGACTTGCAACTGGACCGGGAGATTTCCGCGCGGCGCGAGTACGAGCTGACGGTGGAGTCCCAGCTGCGCCGCGAACTGGCCTCCGAACTGCGGGCACAGGCCGCCGACGAGGTCGCAGCGTTGCGCGCCGAGTTGTCCGCGCTGCGCACCAACCTGGAGATTCTCTTCGACGCCGACCTGAGCCAGCGGCCGGCCCTCGAACCTGAGCGCACCCCGGTCCGCGCCTACAGCGACTGGGCGCGCTCCGCTGAGCAGCCCCACACCGGCGCCACCCGGGTCGCGTCGTCGGCCACCACGAGCTACCCGCCGGACTCAGTCACCGAGACCGCAGAGAACCCGATCATCGACGTTCCGGAGGTGCGGATCCCGGCCGCCGGGAGCTCCCCGCCCCAGGCACCGCAGAAACCGCAGGCGCCCCACGTCGAGGGGCGCCGCGGTTCGCATCGCCGTAGCGCCGACGAACCACCTCGGACCCCCGAGGAGACCCCGCCGTCACAACCGGCCGCCGCCCGCTGGGCCCAACCGCCGCAGCCCTTCGTCGCGCCCGAACCCCGCCACGAGCCGGAGCCGCCGCAGCCGCCTCCGGCCCCGCCGCCTGCTCCTCGCGCTGCAGCGCCGACCCCGTCCTGGAAACCCGTTGGCGCCGAGGGGGAATGGTTGCCGCCAGGCGCTCCCGGCAGCCACTGGTCCGCGGATGTTCCGGCGGAAACCGGACGGCACGGTGTCTCCGAGCAGAGCGCCGAAGCGCCGAGCCGCCACGGTCGCCACTCCGGCCCGGCCGAACCCGCCGCCGGTCCGGTGAACGGCGCCGAACCGGCACGCCACGAGGGCGGGGGACGCCGTCGGGCGCGCTCTCGGCACGCGGCGGATCCGGCCGGCGACCAAGTTCAGTCAACTCCGGTCAACCCGGCACCGCCGGTAGTCACGGAGCCGCAGGCGGCCGAGCCGGCGGCTCCCGCCCACGCCCACGCGGCCGCGTCCCGCCATTCCGCCGGCGCCGACGGGAGCGCTGACGGCCCCAGCACCGGCGGCCAGTCGGTGGCTGACTTGCTGGCCCGGTTGCAGCCCACCCCGACCGAAGGTCGCCGGCACCGCCGCCGCGAGGACTGA
- the lysS gene encoding lysine--tRNA ligase has protein sequence MSSADVSPDTQDESDLPEQFRIRRDKRARLLAEGRDPYPVAVDRTHTLAQIRAGYPDLVADTATGDVVGVAGRVVFARNSGKLCFATLQEGDGTQLQVMISLASVGEQELEAWKADVDLGDIVYVRGEVISSRRGELSVLADSWQMASKSLRPLPVAHKEMSEESRVRQRYVDLIVRPEARTVARQRIAVIRAVRNALERRGFLEVETPMLQTLAGGAAARPFVTHSNALDADLFLRIAPELFLKRCVVGGFDRVFELNRVFRNEGADSTHSPEFSMLETYQAYGTYDDSAVATREIIQEVADEVIGTRQLPLPDGSIYDIDGEWATVEMYPSLSSALGEEITPATSVADLWAIADRLGVEIPKDRGYGHGKLVEELWEHAVGHALSAPTFVRDFPVETTPLTRQHRSIEGVTEKWDLYMRGVELATGYSELIDPVVQRDRFAAQARAAAAGDDEAMALDEDFLAAMEHAMPPCTGTGMGIDRLLMVLTGLSIRDTVLFPIVRRQGN, from the coding sequence GTGAGCTCCGCCGACGTTTCCCCCGACACGCAGGACGAATCCGACCTCCCCGAGCAGTTCCGGATCCGCCGCGACAAGCGGGCTCGGTTGCTGGCCGAAGGCCGCGATCCCTATCCCGTGGCGGTAGACCGTACGCACACGCTCGCCCAGATCCGGGCCGGTTACCCCGACCTGGTTGCCGACACCGCCACCGGCGACGTCGTCGGCGTCGCGGGGCGAGTGGTATTCGCCCGCAACTCGGGCAAGTTGTGCTTCGCGACCCTGCAGGAGGGCGACGGCACCCAGCTTCAGGTGATGATCAGCCTCGCCAGTGTCGGGGAGCAGGAGCTCGAGGCGTGGAAAGCCGACGTCGACCTCGGTGACATCGTCTACGTGCGCGGCGAGGTGATCAGCTCCCGCCGCGGCGAGCTTTCGGTGTTGGCGGATTCCTGGCAGATGGCCTCCAAGTCGTTGCGGCCGCTGCCGGTGGCGCACAAGGAGATGAGCGAGGAGTCGCGAGTCCGGCAGCGCTACGTCGACCTGATCGTTCGTCCGGAGGCGCGTACGGTGGCCCGCCAGCGCATCGCGGTCATTCGCGCGGTGCGCAACGCGCTTGAGCGCCGCGGATTCCTTGAGGTCGAAACGCCGATGCTGCAGACATTGGCCGGCGGAGCGGCCGCTCGGCCTTTCGTCACCCATTCAAACGCCCTCGACGCGGACCTTTTCCTGAGAATCGCACCAGAACTTTTCCTGAAACGATGCGTTGTCGGTGGGTTCGACCGGGTCTTCGAACTGAATCGGGTGTTCCGGAATGAAGGCGCCGATTCCACGCATTCGCCCGAGTTTTCGATGCTGGAGACCTACCAGGCCTACGGCACCTATGACGACTCTGCAGTGGCTACCCGCGAGATTATTCAAGAGGTCGCCGATGAGGTGATCGGGACCCGTCAACTGCCGCTGCCCGACGGCAGCATCTATGACATTGACGGCGAATGGGCGACGGTTGAAATGTATCCATCGCTGTCGTCCGCACTTGGTGAGGAGATCACCCCCGCCACCTCGGTGGCCGACCTCTGGGCGATCGCGGATCGACTCGGCGTGGAAATACCCAAAGATCGCGGCTATGGTCACGGCAAACTGGTCGAGGAACTCTGGGAACATGCTGTCGGCCATGCTCTGAGTGCCCCGACATTCGTTCGGGATTTCCCGGTCGAGACGACGCCCCTGACTCGCCAGCACCGCAGCATCGAAGGCGTCACCGAGAAGTGGGATCTCTATATGCGCGGTGTCGAACTGGCCACCGGCTATTCCGAGCTCATTGACCCGGTGGTACAGCGCGACCGATTCGCTGCCCAGGCCCGTGCAGCCGCCGCCGGAGATGATGAGGCGATGGCGCTCGACGAGGACTTCCTGGCGGCGATGGAACACGCGATGCCGCCCTGCACAGGTACCGGAATGGGTATCGACCGCCTGTTGATGGTGTTGACGGGTCTATCAATTAGAGACACCGTTTTGTTTCCGATTGTTCGCCGTCAAGGTAACTGA
- a CDS encoding dihydrofolate reductase family protein, with protein MRQLVRVQNFSISSDGYGAGEGQSRERPFGHADPADFMSWAGATAHWVNRTDPGGSFGLDDYITRDWAYNIGAEIMGRNKFGPQRGPWQDYDWQGWWGDEPPFRTPVFVLTHHVRPSFTLGDTTFHFLDASPQEALARALTAADGKDVRIGGGVATVREFLDADLIDTMHVAVAPVELGRGERLWSNPDELVERFHLEQIPSPSGMVHHFFWRRGLH; from the coding sequence ATGCGACAACTGGTCCGGGTGCAGAACTTCAGCATCTCCAGCGACGGGTACGGCGCCGGGGAAGGACAGAGCCGCGAGCGTCCGTTCGGCCATGCCGATCCGGCGGATTTCATGTCCTGGGCTGGCGCCACCGCGCACTGGGTCAACCGGACCGATCCCGGCGGCAGCTTCGGACTCGATGACTACATCACCCGCGACTGGGCCTACAACATCGGCGCAGAGATCATGGGGCGCAACAAATTCGGTCCGCAGCGCGGGCCGTGGCAGGACTACGACTGGCAAGGATGGTGGGGCGATGAGCCCCCGTTCCGCACCCCGGTGTTCGTCCTCACCCACCATGTGCGGCCGTCATTCACCTTGGGCGACACCACATTCCATTTTCTCGACGCCTCCCCCCAGGAGGCACTGGCGCGCGCATTAACCGCGGCTGACGGCAAAGACGTGCGCATCGGCGGCGGCGTTGCCACGGTTCGGGAGTTCCTCGACGCCGATCTCATCGACACGATGCACGTCGCGGTGGCACCGGTCGAACTCGGCCGCGGGGAAAGGTTGTGGTCAAACCCCGATGAGCTTGTCGAGCGTTTTCATCTTGAGCAGATCCCAAGCCCCAGCGGGATGGTGCACCACTTCTTCTGGCGGCGAGGCCTGCACTGA
- the clpC1 gene encoding ATP-dependent protease ATP-binding subunit ClpC, which yields MFERFTDRARRVVVLAQEEARMLNHNYIGTEHILLGLIHEGEGVAAKSLESLGISLEGVRSQVEEIIGQGQQAPSGHIPFTPRAKKVLELSLREALQLGHNYIGTEHILLGLIREGEGVAAQVLVKLGADLTRVRQQVIQLLSGYQGKETAEAGTGGRGGESGSPSTSLVLDQFGRNLTAAAMEGKLDPVIGREKEIERVMQVLSRRTKNNPVLIGEPGVGKTAVVEGLAQAIVAGEVPETLKDKQLYTLDLGSLVAGSRYRGDFEERLKKVLKEINTRGDIILFIDELHTLVGAGAAEGAIDAASILKPKLARGELQTIGATTLDEYRKYIEKDAALERRFQPVQVGEPTVEHTIEILKGLRDRYEAHHRVSISDSAIVAAATLADRYINDRFLPDKAIDLIDEAGARMRIRRMTAPPDLREFDEKIADARREKESAIDAQDFEKAASLRDREKQLVAQRAEREKQWRSGDLDVVAEVDDEQIAEVLGNWTGIPVFKLTEAETTRLLRMEDELHKRIIGQEDAVKAVSKAIRRTRAGLKDPKRPSGSFIFAGPSGVGKTELSKALAEFLFGDDDALIQIDMGEFHDRFTASRLFGAPPGYVGYEEGGQLTEKVRRKPFSVVLFDEIEKAHAEIYNSLLQVLEDGRLTDGQGRTVDFKNCVLIFTSNLGTSDISKAVGLGFTQGGGENNYERMKLKVNDELKKHFRPEFLNRIDDIIVFHQLTKEEIIEMVDLMIGRVAKQLKAKDMDIALTDKAKSLLAKRGFDPVLGARPLRRTIQREIEDQLSEKILFEELGPGQLVTVDVENWDGEGAHENAVFTFAGSPKPTAEASDLAKAGAE from the coding sequence ATGTTCGAGAGATTTACCGACCGCGCCCGCAGGGTTGTCGTCCTGGCCCAAGAAGAGGCCCGGATGCTCAACCACAACTACATCGGGACCGAGCACATCCTGCTGGGCCTGATCCACGAGGGTGAAGGCGTAGCCGCCAAGTCGCTGGAGTCCCTGGGCATCTCTTTGGAAGGGGTGCGCAGCCAGGTCGAGGAGATCATCGGCCAGGGCCAGCAGGCGCCGTCTGGGCACATCCCGTTCACCCCACGTGCCAAGAAGGTGCTTGAGCTGAGCCTGCGTGAGGCGCTGCAGCTCGGCCACAACTACATCGGGACCGAGCACATTCTGCTCGGCCTGATCCGTGAGGGTGAGGGTGTCGCCGCCCAGGTTCTGGTGAAGCTGGGTGCTGACTTGACCCGGGTCCGCCAGCAGGTGATTCAGCTGCTGAGTGGCTACCAGGGCAAGGAGACCGCGGAGGCCGGCACCGGGGGACGGGGCGGCGAGTCCGGTTCACCGTCCACCTCGCTGGTGCTCGACCAGTTCGGTCGTAACCTGACCGCGGCTGCCATGGAGGGCAAGCTCGACCCCGTCATCGGCCGCGAGAAGGAAATCGAGCGGGTCATGCAGGTGTTGAGCCGGCGCACCAAGAACAACCCGGTGCTGATCGGTGAGCCCGGCGTCGGCAAGACCGCTGTGGTCGAGGGTCTGGCGCAGGCCATCGTGGCCGGTGAGGTCCCCGAGACGCTCAAGGACAAGCAGCTCTACACCCTGGACCTGGGTTCGCTGGTGGCCGGCAGCCGTTACCGCGGTGACTTCGAGGAGCGCCTGAAGAAGGTGCTCAAGGAGATCAACACTCGCGGCGACATCATCCTGTTCATCGACGAGTTGCACACCCTGGTGGGTGCGGGTGCGGCCGAGGGCGCGATCGACGCGGCCTCGATCCTCAAGCCGAAGCTGGCGCGCGGCGAACTGCAGACCATCGGCGCCACGACCCTCGACGAGTACCGCAAGTACATCGAGAAGGACGCCGCACTGGAGCGCCGGTTCCAGCCGGTGCAGGTCGGTGAGCCCACCGTCGAGCACACCATCGAGATCCTCAAGGGGCTGCGGGACCGCTACGAGGCCCACCACCGGGTCTCGATCAGCGACTCGGCGATCGTGGCGGCAGCCACCCTGGCCGACCGGTACATCAACGACCGGTTCCTGCCGGACAAGGCGATCGACCTGATCGACGAGGCCGGTGCTCGGATGCGAATCCGCCGGATGACCGCGCCGCCAGACCTGCGTGAGTTCGACGAGAAGATCGCCGACGCGCGCCGGGAGAAGGAATCCGCGATCGACGCGCAGGACTTCGAGAAGGCGGCCAGCCTGCGGGATCGGGAGAAGCAACTCGTCGCGCAGCGCGCCGAACGGGAAAAGCAGTGGCGCTCCGGAGATCTTGACGTCGTTGCCGAGGTCGACGACGAGCAGATCGCCGAGGTGCTGGGCAACTGGACCGGTATCCCGGTGTTCAAGCTCACCGAGGCCGAGACCACCCGCCTGCTGCGGATGGAAGACGAGCTGCATAAGCGGATCATCGGCCAGGAGGACGCGGTCAAGGCGGTCAGCAAGGCGATCCGGCGTACCCGCGCCGGGTTGAAGGACCCCAAGCGGCCTTCGGGCTCGTTCATCTTCGCCGGCCCGTCCGGTGTCGGTAAGACCGAGCTGTCCAAGGCGCTGGCCGAGTTCCTGTTCGGCGACGACGACGCGCTCATCCAGATCGACATGGGCGAGTTCCACGACCGATTCACCGCGTCGCGGCTGTTCGGTGCCCCTCCGGGCTACGTCGGCTACGAAGAGGGCGGTCAGCTGACCGAGAAGGTGCGGCGCAAGCCGTTCTCGGTGGTGTTGTTCGACGAGATCGAGAAGGCCCACGCCGAGATCTACAACAGCCTGTTGCAGGTTCTCGAGGACGGCCGGCTCACCGACGGGCAGGGCCGCACGGTGGACTTCAAGAACTGCGTGTTGATCTTCACCTCCAACCTGGGTACCTCCGACATCTCCAAGGCGGTCGGACTGGGCTTCACTCAGGGTGGCGGGGAGAACAACTACGAGCGGATGAAGCTCAAGGTCAACGACGAGCTCAAGAAGCACTTCCGCCCCGAGTTCCTGAACCGCATCGATGACATCATCGTCTTCCACCAGCTCACCAAGGAAGAGATCATCGAGATGGTCGATCTGATGATCGGCCGGGTGGCCAAGCAGCTCAAGGCCAAGGACATGGACATCGCGCTGACCGACAAGGCCAAGTCACTGCTGGCCAAGCGCGGCTTCGACCCGGTGTTGGGTGCGCGTCCGCTGCGGCGCACCATCCAGCGCGAGATCGAAGACCAGCTGTCGGAGAAGATCCTGTTCGAAGAGTTGGGCCCCGGCCAGCTGGTCACCGTCGACGTCGAGAACTGGGATGGCGAGGGTGCGCACGAGAACGCGGTGTTCACCTTTGCCGGTAGCCCGAAGCCGACGGCGGAGGCGTCCGACCTCGCCAAGGCAGGCGCCGAGTAG
- the panC gene encoding pantoate--beta-alanine ligase produces the protein MSSNTVRGPQPTFTAGGFNVYERPDDVARVSRALRSTGRRVMLVPTMGALHEGHLSLVRAAQRVPGSVVAVSIFVNPLQFGAGEDLDAYPRTLDDDLAALRAAGVDLVFTPTAAAMYPNGPRTAVHPGPLGAELEGAARPTHFAGMLTVVCKLLSIVNPDRVFLGEKDYQQLVLVRQMATDLNLDVTVVGVPTVRESDGLAMSSRNRYLDPVQREAATALSAALAAGERAAAAGAQAALDAAAAVLSAVPAVDVDYLEVRGVDLGPAPADGAGRLLIAARVGSTRLLDNAAITLGLPIDADVALAGSEAGSDGDHVTRRN, from the coding sequence ATGAGCTCGAATACGGTCCGGGGTCCGCAGCCCACCTTCACCGCCGGCGGGTTCAACGTCTATGAGCGCCCGGACGACGTCGCGCGGGTCAGCCGCGCGCTGCGGTCGACCGGTCGCCGGGTGATGTTGGTGCCGACCATGGGCGCCCTGCATGAAGGTCACCTGTCATTGGTCCGCGCGGCGCAGCGGGTGCCCGGCTCGGTGGTGGCGGTGTCGATCTTCGTCAACCCGCTGCAGTTCGGCGCTGGAGAGGACCTCGACGCCTACCCGCGCACCCTGGACGACGACTTGGCTGCGCTGCGCGCCGCAGGGGTCGACCTGGTTTTCACCCCGACTGCCGCGGCCATGTACCCGAACGGCCCGCGCACCGCCGTGCACCCGGGACCGCTGGGAGCCGAACTCGAAGGGGCGGCGCGCCCGACCCACTTCGCCGGCATGCTCACCGTGGTCTGCAAACTGCTGTCGATCGTCAACCCCGACCGGGTGTTCTTGGGGGAGAAGGACTATCAACAGCTGGTTTTGGTGCGTCAGATGGCCACCGACCTCAACCTCGACGTGACGGTGGTGGGCGTTCCCACTGTGCGTGAGTCCGACGGTCTGGCAATGTCTTCGCGCAATCGCTACCTGGACCCCGTGCAGCGCGAAGCCGCGACGGCTCTGTCGGCCGCCCTGGCTGCCGGTGAGCGTGCGGCCGCGGCCGGGGCACAAGCGGCCCTGGATGCTGCCGCCGCGGTGCTGTCCGCGGTACCTGCCGTCGACGTCGACTATCTGGAGGTTCGAGGCGTCGACCTCGGGCCGGCGCCCGCCGATGGAGCCGGACGCCTGCTGATCGCCGCCCGGGTCGGCTCGACCCGACTGCTCGACAACGCGGCGATCACGCTCGGACTTCCCATCGACGCCGACGTGGCGTTAGCCGGTTCGGAGGCCGGTTCAGATGGAGATCACGTAACCCGGAGGAATTGA
- the lsr2 gene encoding histone-like nucleoid-structuring protein Lsr2 — protein MAKKVTVTLIDDFDGEGAADETVEFGLDGVTYEIDLSSKNATKLRAELKKWADAGRRVGGRRRGRSGGGRRGTIDREQSAAIREWARRNGHNVSTRGRIPADIIDAFHAAT, from the coding sequence ATGGCGAAAAAAGTGACCGTCACCTTGATCGATGATTTCGATGGTGAGGGTGCCGCCGACGAAACGGTCGAATTCGGCCTGGACGGGGTGACCTACGAGATCGACCTTTCAAGCAAGAATGCTACGAAACTGCGCGCAGAACTGAAGAAGTGGGCCGACGCGGGCCGTCGGGTCGGAGGCCGCCGGCGTGGCCGCTCCGGTGGCGGTCGCCGTGGAACCATCGACCGCGAGCAGAGCGCCGCGATCCGCGAATGGGCCCGCCGTAACGGGCACAATGTGTCGACCCGCGGGCGCATCCCGGCCGACATCATCGACGCATTTCACGCCGCAACCTAG
- a CDS encoding type III pantothenate kinase, whose protein sequence is MLLAIDVRNTHTVIGLISGSGDNGKVVQQWRIRTEAEITADELALTLDGLIGDDGEQLTGAAALSTVPSVLHEVRLMLDQYWPSVPAVLIEPGVRTGIPLLVDNPKEVGADRIVNGLAAFHKFKTAAIVVDFGSSICVDVVSAKGEFLGGAIAPGVQISSDAAAARSAGLRRVELTRPRSVIGKNTVECMQAGAVYGFAGLVDGLVRRVREEAAGAGDDVTVVATGHSAPLLLADLETVDHHDANLTLDGLRLVFERNRDSQRGRLRPAR, encoded by the coding sequence GTGCTGCTGGCAATCGACGTCCGCAACACCCACACTGTCATCGGCCTGATCTCCGGTTCCGGTGACAACGGAAAAGTTGTGCAGCAGTGGCGGATTCGGACCGAGGCGGAGATCACTGCCGATGAGCTGGCGCTGACTCTGGATGGACTCATCGGCGACGACGGCGAACAACTCACCGGTGCCGCCGCGCTGTCCACCGTCCCGTCGGTGCTGCACGAAGTTCGGTTGATGCTCGACCAGTACTGGCCCTCCGTCCCCGCCGTGTTGATCGAGCCCGGGGTGCGCACCGGGATCCCGCTGCTGGTGGACAACCCCAAGGAAGTGGGGGCTGACCGGATCGTCAACGGGCTGGCCGCGTTTCACAAGTTCAAGACGGCAGCTATCGTCGTCGACTTCGGTTCGTCGATCTGTGTCGACGTGGTTTCGGCCAAGGGCGAGTTCCTGGGCGGTGCCATCGCGCCCGGCGTCCAGATCTCCTCGGACGCCGCCGCTGCCCGCTCCGCCGGCCTGCGCCGGGTCGAGCTCACCCGGCCGCGCTCGGTGATCGGTAAGAACACCGTCGAATGCATGCAGGCCGGCGCGGTCTACGGGTTCGCTGGGCTAGTCGACGGTCTGGTTCGCCGGGTACGCGAGGAGGCCGCGGGCGCCGGGGACGACGTGACCGTGGTGGCCACCGGCCACTCCGCACCGCTGTTACTGGCCGATCTGGAGACGGTCGACCATCACGACGCCAATTTGACTCTGGACGGACTGCGGCTGGTGTTCGAACGCAACCGGGACAGTCAGCGGGGCAGGCTCCGTCCGGCGCGCTGA
- the folK gene encoding 2-amino-4-hydroxy-6-hydroxymethyldihydropteridine diphosphokinase, with translation MTRAVLSIGSNLGDRLALLQSAVDGLSPAVRAVSGVYETEAWGGVEQGPFLNAVLIVDDPAADGEIWLRRAHELEQAAERVRTQRWGPRTLDVDVISCHELHGTEVLSDDDELTLPHPRAHLRAFVLVPWLSIEPEARLTVDGRPRAVTDLLDELEPAERAGVSLTDLVLQL, from the coding sequence GTGACGCGCGCTGTGCTTTCCATCGGGTCAAACCTGGGGGACCGGTTGGCCCTGCTGCAATCGGCAGTTGATGGCCTGAGCCCCGCGGTGCGCGCGGTATCGGGGGTGTACGAGACCGAAGCTTGGGGCGGTGTCGAACAGGGCCCCTTCCTCAACGCGGTGCTGATCGTCGACGACCCGGCCGCGGACGGAGAAATCTGGCTACGCCGCGCGCACGAACTGGAGCAGGCGGCCGAGCGGGTGCGCACGCAGCGCTGGGGACCGCGGACCCTGGATGTCGACGTGATCAGCTGCCACGAACTGCACGGGACGGAGGTGCTGTCCGACGACGACGAGCTGACCCTGCCCCATCCCCGGGCCCATCTGCGTGCGTTCGTCCTGGTGCCCTGGTTATCGATCGAGCCGGAAGCACGACTGACCGTAGACGGCCGCCCGCGTGCGGTGACAGATCTGCTCGACGAGCTGGAACCGGCGGAGCGTGCCGGAGTGTCGCTGACCGACCTGGTGCTGCAGCTCTGA
- a CDS encoding DUF3180 domain-containing protein yields the protein MGPTRKRDVTAAAAAVAIISYLAVPLLYRWFPPITVWTGISLLAVAIAEGAWGRYVGAKIDDGEIGAGAGRLHPLAVARTVVVAKASAWMGALVLGFWLGVLGYLLPRRSTLQVAAQDTGGAVVAAASALALLIAALWLQNRCKSPHDPGPPTELTGNQPG from the coding sequence ATGGGCCCGACTCGCAAACGTGACGTGACCGCCGCGGCCGCTGCGGTCGCCATCATCAGCTACTTGGCGGTCCCGCTGCTGTACCGATGGTTCCCGCCCATCACAGTGTGGACCGGGATATCGCTACTGGCGGTCGCGATCGCCGAGGGGGCCTGGGGCCGCTACGTCGGCGCGAAGATCGACGACGGCGAGATTGGCGCCGGGGCCGGCCGGCTGCATCCGCTCGCGGTGGCTCGCACTGTGGTGGTCGCCAAGGCGTCGGCCTGGATGGGGGCGCTGGTGCTCGGCTTCTGGCTGGGTGTGCTCGGCTACCTGCTGCCACGCCGGTCCACGCTGCAGGTTGCGGCCCAGGACACCGGCGGCGCCGTGGTCGCCGCGGCCAGCGCACTGGCACTGCTCATCGCCGCGCTGTGGCTGCAGAACCGCTGCAAGTCGCCGCACGATCCGGGCCCGCCCACCGAGCTGACCGGAAACCAACCCGGGTAA
- the panD gene encoding aspartate 1-decarboxylase: protein MFRTMLKSKIHRATVTHADLHYVGSVTIDADLMDAADLLEGEQVTIVDIDNGARLVTYAITGERGSGVIGINGAAAHLVHPGDLVILIAYGTMEDAEARAYRPRIVFVDAENKQVDLGDDPAFVPDDVSDLLSPRSVH from the coding sequence ATGTTTCGGACGATGCTCAAGTCGAAGATCCACCGTGCCACGGTCACTCATGCTGACCTGCACTATGTCGGCTCGGTGACCATCGACGCCGATCTGATGGACGCTGCTGACCTGCTCGAGGGTGAGCAGGTCACGATCGTCGACATCGACAACGGCGCCCGCCTGGTCACCTACGCCATCACCGGCGAGCGGGGCAGCGGCGTCATCGGAATCAACGGTGCGGCAGCGCATCTGGTGCACCCTGGCGACCTGGTCATCCTGATCGCCTACGGCACCATGGAGGACGCCGAAGCTCGTGCCTACCGGCCGCGGATCGTGTTCGTCGACGCCGAGAACAAGCAGGTGGACCTCGGTGACGACCCGGCCTTCGTTCCCGATGACGTCTCGGATCTGCTCTCGCCCAGAAGCGTGCACTAA
- a CDS encoding Rossmann-like and DUF2520 domain-containing protein: MAQFDGLRPARLKVGVISAGRVGTALGVALERAEHVVVACSAISEESRQRAQRRLPDSLILPAPDVAADAELLLLAVPDTELAGIVSGLAATGAVRAGTIVVHTSGAIGISVLAPLTEQGCLPLAIHPAMTFTGSDEDIDRLSESCFGITAADEIGFAIAEALTLEIGAEPFRVEESARTLYHAALCHGGNHVVTVIDDALTALRAALPGRIGSTVADDPDGIAERVLGPLVRAALANTLRDGRAALTGPVARGDSATLARHLRALAAVDPDLAEAYRTNALRTAHRAGAADDVLEVLAR, encoded by the coding sequence ATGGCGCAGTTCGACGGACTGCGGCCCGCCCGGCTCAAGGTCGGCGTCATCTCGGCCGGCCGCGTCGGCACCGCACTCGGTGTTGCGCTGGAGCGCGCCGAGCATGTCGTGGTGGCCTGCAGCGCCATCTCCGAGGAGTCGCGGCAGCGCGCCCAGCGCCGACTGCCCGACAGCCTGATCCTGCCGGCGCCCGATGTTGCCGCGGACGCGGAACTGCTGCTGCTCGCCGTCCCCGACACCGAACTGGCCGGCATCGTGTCCGGTCTGGCCGCCACGGGTGCGGTGCGCGCCGGCACGATCGTCGTGCACACGTCCGGGGCCATCGGGATCAGTGTGCTTGCGCCGCTGACCGAGCAGGGCTGCCTACCGCTGGCTATCCATCCCGCGATGACCTTCACCGGCTCGGATGAGGACATCGACCGGTTGTCGGAGAGCTGCTTCGGTATCACCGCAGCCGACGAGATCGGCTTTGCCATCGCCGAGGCACTGACGCTCGAGATCGGCGCTGAGCCGTTCCGCGTCGAGGAATCCGCCCGCACCCTCTACCACGCTGCGCTCTGCCACGGCGGCAACCACGTGGTCACCGTCATCGACGATGCGCTGACGGCGTTGCGGGCGGCATTGCCGGGGCGGATCGGCTCGACTGTGGCCGATGACCCCGACGGTATCGCCGAGCGGGTGCTCGGACCGCTGGTGCGCGCCGCGTTGGCCAACACCCTGCGTGACGGCCGGGCCGCGCTGACCGGTCCGGTGGCGCGCGGCGACTCGGCCACCCTGGCCCGGCACCTGCGGGCGCTGGCCGCCGTGGACCCCGACCTGGCCGAGGCCTATCGCACCAACGCCCTGCGCACGGCGCACCGCGCCGGTGCCGCCGACGACGTGCTGGAGGTGCTGGCTCGATGA